In Zerene cesonia ecotype Mississippi chromosome 17, Zerene_cesonia_1.1, whole genome shotgun sequence, a single genomic region encodes these proteins:
- the LOC119833647 gene encoding uncharacterized protein LOC119833647 — protein MDHNIINTNFKYERVSSTYAEIYLDDSFCQDETHLQENKLKVESHANEHGNEETSDEWISPSDQLIGIIELKPPFTSKINRGKTHEGILHIGNTVLEQERSRFLKSLESLIQENDESWQHILTHEKDAVTKKVKKIYENIYNQKSKIMTQEISAFYENSLQELEEHLKSELQTVLQSSHASVVSVLNNDIKLKLRKEKKRLEDILRKRLLSEVKKINKYYSLLFRNEISRNENIISHALRDRNDAINAYLKQIEAEKITSSMYVMSLERKRCKINKLILQSHHDAETTEKLSILKEKKEILDRLRQKEVPFMDVNKEWEDKITKILQLFLKFISFSLKLLPEQTTFLLDLEKMVILQLNEMQKHPENVHSLLYNESDLTNIFDFADKPIDEIVCEKEPFVLIGDLSDPIPPRYGSREILPIDVDLPVIRLQRQYVYAKCHGYEDIKKFLKSQVCKCHQMPSKSPSLISDSNAEPPPTDERVPILEKLSSEELLLCENFKRLPSCPARSCTVWMDNEAFPFLPNYIDFTENNFERVTAILGKSPVRKESPELIKPRDVVYRELPFSATKERYHTTETQYSSQEDFNIQDLPCTCTCLDYDSNLDTKHTQKDSTEEIKNILIKRKISLQRLMRNNPNLLNLFTDEI, from the coding sequence atggatcataatattattaacacaaattttaaatacgaaagAGTAAGTAGCACTTATGCCGAAATCTATTTAGATGACAGTTTTTGTCAAGATGAAACCCATTTGCAAGAAAATAAACTGAAAGTTGAGAGTCATGCAAATGAACATGGAAACGAAGAAACAAGCGATGAATGGATATCACCTAGTGACCAACTTATtggaataattgaattaaaacctCCTTTTACATCTAAAATTAACCGAGGTAAAACCCATGAAGGTATATTGCACATAGGCAATACGGTATTAGAACAAGAACGAAGTCGTTTTTTAAAATCACTTGAAAGTCTTATACAAGAAAACGATGAGTCATGGCAACATATTCTTACACACGAGAAAGATGCAGTTACTaagaaagttaaaaaaatatatgaaaatatctataatcaaaaaagtaaaattatgacGCAAGAAATATCagctttttatgaaaatagtcTTCAAGAATTGGAAGAACATTTGAAGTCGGAATTGCAAACTGTCTTGCAAAGTTCTCATGCTAGTGTGGTTTCTGTATTAAACAAcgatataaaactgaaattaagaaaagaaaaaaaacgacTTGAGGATATTTTAAGAAAGAGGCTTTTGAGTGAAGTtaagaagataaataaatattatagtttacttTTTCGTAATGAAATAtctagaaatgaaaatataataagccaTGCTCTGCGGGATAGAAATGACGCAATCAAtgcttatttaaaacaaattgaagCTGAAAAAATAACTAGTTCAATGTATGTGATGAGCTTGGAACGTAAAaggtgtaaaataaataaattaatactacaAAGCCACCACGACGCGGAGACTACAGAAAAACTATcgatattaaaagaaaagaaagaaatattagACAGATTGAGACAGAAAGAAGTTCCTTTTATGGATGTTAATAAAGAATGGGAggataaaattactaaaattctccaactttttctaaaatttataagtttttcacTAAAATTGTTACCCGAACAAACTACTTTTTTGTTAGACTTAGAAAAGATggtaattttacaattaaacgaAATGCAAAAACATCCTGAAAATGTACATTCACTTCTCTACAATGAAAGTGATTTAACGAATATCTTCGATTTTGCAGATAAGCCAATAGATGAGATAGTTTGTGAAAAAGAGCCATTTGTCTTAATAGGTGATTTATCGGATCCTATTCCACCGCGATATGGAAGTAGAGAAATATTGCCTATTGATGTTGATTTACCAGTTATAAGGCTGCAAAGACAGTATGTCTATGCAAAGTGCCATGGTTATGaagatataaagaaatttcttAAAAGTCAAGTTTGTAAATGTCATCAAATGCCATCAAAATCGCCTTCACTTATAAGTGACAGCAATGCAGAACCACCACCAACAGATGAAAGAGTTCctattttagaaaaattatctTCCGAAGAACTATTGTTATGCGAAAATTTTAAACGCTTGCCAAGTTGTCCTGCACGTAGTTGTACAGTGTGGATGGACAACGAGGCCTTTCCCTTTTTACCTAACTATATAGATTTTACAGAAAACAATTTCGAACGAGTGACAGCTATTCTTGGAAAATCTCCAGTTAGAAAAGAATCTCCTGAACTAATAAAACCAAGGGATGTAGTATATCGTGAATTACCATTCTCCGCAACTAAAGAACGATATCACACTACAGAAACCCAATACTCTAGTCAAGAAGACTTCAATATTCAAGATTTACCATGCACATGCACGTGCCTGGATTATGATTCAAATTTAGATAcaaaacatacacaaaaagaTTCTACTGAAGAAATCAAAAACATTCTgatcaaaagaaaaatttcgTTACAGCGTTTGATGAGAAACAATCCCAATCtcttgaatttatttacagatgaaatt